Proteins from a genomic interval of Indicator indicator isolate 239-I01 chromosome 1, UM_Iind_1.1, whole genome shotgun sequence:
- the NHS gene encoding actin remodeling regulator NHS, protein MPFAKRTVEPQRLCRRQPAASVLEDSWGPEPPPLRDAPPEEPGTAGEEAAGGGERESAAVLMVLDLCSVSNVALSRILRQLSDVARHACTLFQEVEADIQGTHRRVRALHGRIAGLQGAMRGLDPKQEAVPVSNLDAESKLSVYYQAPWHQQRNLFLPCSRPPCVEELHRHAKQHLRALRREHRSRGDTREPKVQGPLAVEAPPFPHFPAICTQKRQGIKDRHLLPFNSTRSPSPTECCHMTPWSRKSHPPEEEDTDVMLGQRPKNPIHNIPSTLDKQTNWSKALPLPTPEEKMKQDAQVISSCIIPINVTGVGFDREASIRCSLVHSQSVLQRRRKLRRRKTISGIPRRVQQEIDSDESPVARERTVIVHTNPELPGAGGRRSGTRDSECQTEEILIAAPSRRRIRAQRGQSVVASLSHSAGNILVLADNGDAIFAAAVGNRIRSRSLPREGARAGEGHQDATAKNAGYEAERFQERIQTKGKEGLSKQGSQEHQLLGLTCPQHLHSPERGAGERGRSRLSRMADSGSCEISSNSDTFGSPIHSISAAGVLLSSHMDQKDDHQSSSGNWSGSSSTCPSQTSETIPPAASPPLTGSSHCDSELSLNTAPNPNEDSSVFLTEQFGDHIEKVRGHRASSFTSTVADLLDDPNNSNTSDSEWNYLHHHHDASCRQDFSPERPKADSLGCPSFASMATYDSFLEKSPSDKADTSSHFSVDTEGYYTSMHFDCGLKGSNKSYICNYAAPGSENGQPGSVASSLADCVWQECVSHGRQGRQSISLKKPKAKPAPPKRSSSLRKSESGTNLPDKKEPKISGSQHISHTAREMKLPLEFSNAPSQAEGPNLPAKQELPWASQGDGGLKDPPCETTDIPSFKDEGAEQPHYADLWLLNDLKSSDPYRSLSNSSTATGTTVIECIKSPESSESQTSQSGSRATTPSLPSVDNEFKLASPEKLAGLASPSSGYSSQSETPTSSFPAAFFSGPLSPGGSKRKPKVPERKSSLQQPLSKDSTASGSKDLELPIIPPTHLDLSALHNVLSKPFTHRHQLHAFSHGKQSAVGEALNPSQPSALAITPSVLKSVHLRAVNKPDGGKQKCSAPDLLCIQETTLMAADVPPGKMRPLLAKKPVSRQYSTEEAVMSYIDALPAEAGPGKPPLEKSSSFGGQKSCEQEAVASASVSVVEIKPGKDQWLPVTEHLPGGTLNQSCAASMDGLQKGSAVLPGDEEDKPGQGAETEHGLPPAQTQQKLSAGGEGRLEAEPVGESPAQDEGVASSEQLQQQSDGSHHVPGSFSCEAEMAAGSSPGEVSCQQENDLASGIPTKSASEDSRVDETTDGPDEPLLKESSPSDESILSPLSEESQAEAEEVFVSPNKPRTTEDLFAVIHRSKRKVLGRKDSGDLSVRNRLRASSGTSSQPPASNPLPTSNVPPASGVGTPMSSQRSPGLIYRNAKKSNTSNEEFKLLLLKKGSRSDSSYRMSATEILKSPILPKSPGELMTDPPQSLEEPPPSASPDASSPLSPCSPRVNAEGFSSKSFPMSASSRVGRSRAPPAASSSRYSVRCRLYNTPMQAISEGETENSDGSPHDDRSSQSSA, encoded by the exons CTGTCTCCAACCTGGATGCAGAGAGCAAACTGAGTGTCTACTACCAAGCCCCTTGGCATCAGCAGAGGAACctcttcctgccctgcagcaggccgCCCTGCGTGGAGGAGCTGCACCGCCACGCCAAGCAGCACCTGCGAGCCCTGCGCAGAG AGCATCGAAGCCGAGGTGACACCAGAGAGCCCAAGGTCCAAGGCCCCCTTGCTGTGGAggctcctcccttccctcactTCCCTGCAATCTGCACCCAGAAGAGGCAAGGGATCAAGGACCGCCACTTGCTACCA TTTAACAGCACCCGTTCGCCCTCCCCAACTGAGTGTTGCCACATGACCCCCTGGAGTAGAAAG TCCCACCCGCCAGAGGAGGAAGACACAGATGTCATGTTAGGGCAGAGGCCGAAAAACCCAATACATAACATCCCTTCTACACTGGATAAACAAACCAACTGGAGCAAAGCACTACCTCTCCCAACTccagaggagaaaatgaaacaagatGCCCAAGTGATTTCTTCTTGCATTATCCCCATCAATGTCACTG GAGTTGGTTTTGACAGAGAGGCTAGCATACGCTGCTCTCTTGTCCATTCCCAATCTGTCCTACAACGGAGAAGAAagttgaggaggaggaaaaccaTCTCTGGCATCCCCAGAAGAGTGCAACAAGAAATAG ATTCGGACGAGTCGCCGGTGGCGAGAGAGCGCACGGTGATCGTGCACACCAACCCGGAGCTGCCCGGCGCCGGCGGCAGGAGGTCGGGCACCCGGGACTCCGAGTGCCAGACGGAAGAAATCCTGATCGCCGCTCCCTCCCGGCGCCGGATCCGCGCCCAGAGGGGGCAGAGCGTCGTCGCCTCCCTCTCCCACTCCGCCGGCAACATCTTGGTGCTGGCGGACAACGGCGATGCCATCTTCGCCGCCGCCGTCGGCAACCGCATCCGATCCCGCAGCCTGCCCCGGGAGGGTGCCCGGGCCGgcgagggccaccaggatgccACCGCCAAGAACGCAGGGTACGAAGCGGAACGCTTCCAGGAAAGGATCCAGACCAAGGGCAAGGAAGGCTTGAGCAAGCAGGGCTCCCAGGAGCACCAGCTCCTCGGTTTAACTTGCCCTCAGCACCTGCACAGCCCCGAACGCGGCGCCGGCGAGCGGGGCAGGTCGCGGCTGTCACGGATGGCAGATTCGGGCAGCTGCGAGATTTCGTCCAACTCGGACACCTTCGGGAGCCCCATTCACTCTATCTCCGCAGCAGGAGTCCTGCTCAGCAGCCACATGGACCAGAAGGACGACCACCAGTCCTCCAGTGGCAACTGGAGCGGGAGCAGCTCCACGTGTCCCTCCCAGACGTCTGAAACCATTCCTCCTGCCGCCTCCCCGCCGCTGACAGGCTCCTCGCACTGTGACTCCGAGCTGTCGCTCAACACCGCTCCCAACCCCAACGAGGACTCCAGCGTCTTCCTGACGGAGCAGTTTGGTGACCACATCGAGAAGGTGAGGGGCCACAGGGCGAGCTCCTTCACCTCCACCGTGGCGGACCTGCTGGATGACCCCAACAACAGCAACACCAGCGACAGTGAGTGGAACTACCTGCACCACCACCACGATGCCTCCTGCCGCCAGGACTTCAGCCCCGAGCGCCCTAAGGCTGACAGCCTGGGATGTCCCAGCTTTGCCAGCATGGCCACCTACGACAGCTTCCTCGAAAAGTCCCCCTCCGACAAGGCAGACACTAGCTCCCACTTTTCTGTGGATACCGAAGGCTACTATACCTCCATGCACTTTGACTGCGGTCTCAAGGGTAGTAACAAAAGCTACATTTGCAACTATGCAGCTCCAGGCTCCGAGAATGGCCAGCCTGGGAGTGTGGCCTCCAGCCTGGCCGACTGTGTCTGGCAGGAGTGCGTGAGCCACGGGAGGCAGGGACGGCAGAGCATCTCCCTGAAGAAACCAAAGGCAAAGCCAGCCCCACCCAAACGCAGCTCCTCCCTGAGGAAATCGGAGAGTGGCACCAACCTTCCTGACAAGAAAGAACCAAAGATCAGCGGCAGCCAGCACATCTCTCATACCGCCAGGGAGATGAAGCTGCCCCTCGAGTTCTCAAATGCGCCTTCCCAAGCGGAAGGTCCCAACCTGCCAGCCAAGCAGGAGCTCCCTTGGGCAAGCCAGGGTGACGGTGGCTTGAAGGACCCTCCATGTGAGACCACAGACATCCCCTCCTTTAAAGATGAAGGTGCTGAACAACCTCACTATGCAGACCTCTGGCTTCTGAACGACTTGAAATCCAGCGATCCTTACAGGTCCTTGTCCAATTCCAGCACCGCTACGGGTACGACGGTCATAGAGTGCATCAAGTCCCCGGAGAGCTCCGAGTCCCAGACCTCCCAGTCTGGGTCGCGAGCCACCACCCCATCCCTCCCCTCCGTCGATAACGAGTTCAAACTGGCCTCCCCCGAGAAGCTGGCGGGGTTAGCCTCACCCTCCAGTGGCTACTCCAGCCAGTCAGAGACGCCCACCTCCTCTTTTCCCGCTGCTTTCTTTTCGGGCCCCTTGTCTCCGGGGGGCAGCAAGAGGAAGCCGAAGGTCCCGGAGAGGAAGTCGTCGCTGCAGCAGCCGCTTTCAAAAGACAGCACCGCCTCGGGCAGCAAAGACCTTGAGCTCCCTATCATACCTCCCACTCACCTCGACCTAAGTGCTCTTCACAACGTCTTGAGCAAGCCCTTCACTCACAGGCACCAGCTGCACGCCTTCAGCCACGGCAAGCAGAGCGCAGTCGGGGAAGCCCTCAACCCCAGCCAGCCCTCCGCCCTCGCCATCACCCCCTCTGTTCTCAAGTCCGTCCACCTCCGGGCGGTCAACAAGCCTGACGGTGGCAAACAGAAATGCAGTGCCCCGGACCTGCTCTGCATCCAGGAGACCACCTTGATGGCTGCTGATGTTCCTCCAGGCAAAATGAGGCCACTCCTAGCTAAGAAGCCAGTATCACGCCAGTACTCCACGGAAGAGGCCGTAATGTCCTACATTGATGCTCTCCCGGCAGAAGCGGGCCCTGGAAAGCCACCTTTGGAGAAAAGCTCCTCCTTCGGTGGGCAGAAGAGCTGTGAGCAGGAAGCTGTAGCCTCAGCAAGCGTGAGTGTGGTGGAAATCAAACCTGGGAAGGACCAATGGCTGCCGGTCACTGAGCACTTGCCAGGAGGCACTCTGaatcagagctgtgctgcctccATGGATGGCTTGCAGAAAGGCTCAGCTGTCCTCCCAGGTGATGAGGAAGATAAGCCTGGCCAGGGAGCAGAAACAGAGCATGGCCTTCCACCAGCACAGACTCAGCAGAAGCTCTCtgcaggtggggaggggaggctgGAAGCTGAGCCTGTGGGTGAAAGCCCAGCTCAGGATGAGGGAGTGGCTTCCAGtgagcagcttcagcagcagtctGATGGAAGCCACCACGTGCCTGGGAGCTTCAGCTGCGAGGCAGAGATGGCAGCAGGGAGTTCACCTGGCGAAGTAAGTTGCCAGCAGGAAAATGACCTCGCATCAGGAATCCCAACCAAAAGTGCCTCTGAGGACAGCAGGGTGGACGAGACTACAGATGGCCCCGATGAGCCCTTGCTGAAAG AGTCTTCTCCAAGCGACGAGTCCATCCTGTCCCCCCTGAGCGAGGAGTCCCAGGCTGAGGCCGAGGAGGTCTTCGTGTCACCGAACAAACCGCGCACCACCGAGGACCTCTTTGCAGTCATTCACAG ATCCAAAAGAAAAGTTCTTGGGAGAAAGGATTCCGGAGACCTTTCTGTAAGGAACAGGTTGAGAGCCTCATCCGgaaccagcagccagccccctgccagcaACCCCCTGCCCACCAGCAACGTGCCACCGGCCAGTGGCGTGGGCACTCCCATGAGCAGTCAGAGGTCTCCTGGGCTCATATACAGGAACGCCAAAAAGTCCAACACCTCCAACGAGGAGTTCAAACTTCTGCTCCTTAAGAAGGGCAGCCGCTCCGACTCCAGCTACAGGATGTCTGCCACCGAAATTCTGAAAAGCCCTATCCTGCCCAAGTCTCCTGGGGAGTTGATGACAGACCCCCCACAGAGCCTGGAGGAGCCTCCCCCCTCAGCGAGCCCTGATGCGTCGTCCCCgctctccccctgctccccaagGGTCAACGCAGAAGGATTCTCCTCCAAGAGCTTTCCTATGTCGGCTTCGTCGCGTGTGGGGCGTTCGCGGGCGCCCCCCGCAGCCAGCAGCAGTCGCTACAGCGTGCGCTGCAGGCTCTACAACACCCCCATGCAGGCCATCTCCGAGGGCGAGACGGAGAACTCGGACGGCAGCCCCCACGACGATCGCTCTTCCCAGAGCTCCGCGTAG